Proteins encoded together in one Bradyrhizobium sp. CB82 window:
- a CDS encoding IS5 family transposase, producing MRYELADYEWTVIRPMLPNKPRGVPRVNDRRVLSGIFWILRSGAPWRDLPEAFGPYTTCYNRFVRWRRAGVWDRIINALAAAHDAAVQMIDTSVVRVHQHGACITRNRRQSMGRSRGGLTSKIHAVVDSKGLPIRLALSPGEAHDIRLAGKLLSRLKSGSLLLVDRGYDADWIRELAMKKGAWANIPPKSNRSDPICFSPYLYRARNRVERFFNRIKQCRRVATRYDRLAANYLAFVQLASIRLWLRPNESAS from the coding sequence ATGCGCTACGAACTCGCTGACTACGAATGGACCGTCATAAGGCCGATGCTGCCGAACAAGCCGCGCGGCGTTCCTCGGGTGAACGACCGTCGTGTCCTCAGTGGCATATTCTGGATCTTGCGGTCAGGAGCACCTTGGCGTGATCTGCCCGAGGCGTTCGGCCCATACACCACTTGCTACAACCGATTCGTCCGCTGGCGGCGCGCCGGTGTCTGGGATCGCATCATAAACGCACTTGCCGCTGCTCATGATGCCGCTGTCCAGATGATAGATACCTCCGTTGTTCGCGTGCATCAGCATGGAGCCTGCATCACAAGAAACCGCCGTCAATCAATGGGAAGGTCACGCGGCGGTTTGACGAGCAAAATTCATGCGGTGGTCGATAGCAAAGGTCTGCCGATACGGTTGGCGCTAAGCCCCGGTGAGGCCCACGATATCCGACTCGCCGGAAAACTGCTGTCTCGTCTGAAATCCGGGTCATTGCTTCTTGTCGACCGGGGCTACGACGCCGACTGGATCAGAGAGCTTGCTATGAAGAAGGGTGCGTGGGCCAATATCCCGCCGAAAAGTAATCGCAGCGATCCGATCTGCTTCAGCCCGTATCTCTACCGCGCTCGCAACCGGGTGGAGCGGTTCTTTAACAGAATCAAGCAATGTCGTCGCGTAGCGACGCGATACGACAGGCTTGCCGCTAACTACCTTGCCTTCGTTCAACTCGCGTCAATCAGGCTATGGCTGCGCCCTAATGAGTCCGCGTCCTAG
- a CDS encoding winged helix-turn-helix domain-containing protein, giving the protein MTTIYTFGPFRLDTGAKILFRETEPTGLGQRAVALLCALIERAGTPVSKDTLVEATWPGLAIEDSNLTVQIAALRRVFNEAAGATDWIETLPRRGYRYVGPPVAIETPPGETSAPTPVAFTAANKASVAVLPFANLNNDPDQEYFADGMVEDIITGLSRSKLLFVISRNSSFTYKGRAVDIKRVSRELGVRYVLEGSVRKAGKRVRVTGQLIDASTDAHIWADKFDSDLEDIFDLQDRLTSSVIGAMSPQLERAEIERARRKPTENLQAYDYYLRSKFSIYQWTRKGSDEALRMTKLAIALDPAFAVAYASGANIFGQRKGFGWTEDAAKERAESRQLVERAVQLDQDDPLVLAHAAHVYSYMLEEPETGSALAARAVALDRNLAMARLWGGWAQLYLGNHDAAIDQFSAALRLSPIDPHLFIPQTGMAFAHFFAGRHDDALSLATSAIQRQPNFSGAQRILMSSLAMAGRIAEARRVCDAVLQSDSTLRISGIKTSPFRRLEDVERLGQAWRIAGVPE; this is encoded by the coding sequence ATGACGACGATCTATACATTCGGGCCCTTCCGCCTCGATACCGGGGCAAAAATACTGTTTCGGGAAACCGAACCAACCGGACTAGGCCAGCGCGCGGTGGCGCTGCTTTGCGCCCTGATCGAGCGCGCCGGAACGCCGGTTTCAAAAGACACGCTGGTGGAAGCTACGTGGCCGGGACTTGCAATCGAGGACAGCAATCTGACGGTTCAGATCGCGGCATTGCGGCGGGTCTTCAACGAAGCCGCCGGCGCTACCGATTGGATCGAGACGCTGCCGCGCCGTGGCTACCGCTATGTCGGTCCGCCGGTTGCGATCGAGACGCCGCCCGGCGAGACGTCCGCACCGACACCCGTTGCATTTACGGCCGCGAACAAGGCGTCGGTGGCCGTGCTTCCTTTTGCCAACCTGAACAATGATCCGGATCAGGAATATTTCGCCGACGGCATGGTCGAGGATATCATCACGGGATTGTCGCGTTCGAAGTTGCTGTTCGTAATCTCACGAAATTCGAGCTTCACCTACAAGGGAAGAGCCGTCGACATCAAGCGAGTCAGCCGTGAGCTTGGCGTTCGCTATGTGCTGGAAGGCAGCGTCCGCAAGGCCGGAAAACGGGTTCGCGTGACCGGGCAGCTGATCGACGCGTCGACCGACGCCCACATCTGGGCGGACAAGTTCGACAGCGATCTCGAAGACATCTTCGATTTGCAGGATCGCCTGACGAGCAGCGTGATCGGCGCGATGTCTCCACAGCTTGAGCGGGCCGAGATAGAGCGCGCACGGCGCAAGCCGACCGAAAACCTCCAGGCCTATGACTATTATCTGCGCTCCAAGTTCAGCATCTACCAGTGGACGCGGAAGGGCAGCGATGAAGCTCTCAGGATGACTAAGCTTGCCATCGCGCTCGATCCTGCATTTGCCGTCGCCTACGCCTCCGGAGCCAACATTTTCGGTCAGAGGAAAGGGTTCGGATGGACCGAGGACGCGGCAAAGGAACGGGCTGAAAGCCGACAGTTGGTCGAACGAGCGGTGCAACTCGACCAGGACGATCCGCTGGTCCTTGCGCACGCAGCGCATGTCTATTCCTATATGCTCGAGGAGCCGGAGACCGGATCAGCTCTTGCCGCAAGAGCCGTCGCACTCGATCGCAATCTGGCAATGGCACGTCTTTGGGGAGGTTGGGCACAGCTTTATCTCGGCAATCACGATGCAGCGATCGACCAATTCTCCGCGGCCCTTCGCTTGAGCCCGATCGATCCTCACTTGTTCATTCCGCAAACCGGAATGGCCTTCGCACATTTTTTTGCCGGACGACATGACGACGCTCTGTCCCTTGCCACCAGTGCCATCCAGCGCCAGCCGAACTTTTCGGGCGCACAGCGCATACTGATGTCGAGCCTGGCGATGGCCGGACGCATTGCCGAAGCGCGTCGTGTGTGCGACGCAGTCCTGCAGAGTGACTCCACCCTGCGCATTTCCGGCATCAAAACCTCGCCCTTTCGCCGGCTCGAAGATGTAGAGAGATTGGGCCAAGCTTGGCGAATAGCTGGCGTGCCCGAATGA
- a CDS encoding methyltransferase produces MAESNQAAAQSPPAHVQLIQMGMGGAVANIVHIAAKLGLADHLADRPKTAVELAGPSALHAPSLHRLMRTLASLGLLTEGDQLRFSLTELGEALKSDAPGSARSTLLMTGSSWAASGFAHFLHSLQTGRTGFEKAQGMPFFDYLAQHPEAASVFSEAMVGLHGAEPPAVAAAYDFSKFRTIVDVGGASGNMLAAVLGRYKEPRGLLFDRPHVVVDAEKLLKAHGLMGRVTVEAGDFFQSVPSGGDAYVLSHILHDWNDDQSLTILGHCRKAMRPDGRLLVVEMVLPLGDAPHPGKILDMVMLALVGGQERTEAEYASLLHKAGFRLSRVVATQSPVSVVEAVLA; encoded by the coding sequence ATGGCTGAATCGAATCAGGCAGCGGCTCAGTCCCCGCCGGCGCACGTTCAGCTGATACAGATGGGAATGGGCGGCGCGGTCGCCAATATCGTGCACATCGCCGCGAAGCTGGGATTGGCCGATCACCTTGCTGATAGACCGAAAACTGCCGTGGAGCTGGCCGGCCCATCGGCTCTCCACGCTCCGTCCTTGCACAGATTGATGAGGACGCTGGCCAGTCTGGGGCTTCTCACCGAAGGTGACCAACTGCGATTTTCGTTGACGGAGCTCGGCGAGGCATTGAAGTCGGATGCTCCGGGCTCGGCAAGATCGACCCTGCTCATGACGGGAAGCTCCTGGGCCGCAAGTGGCTTTGCCCATTTTCTTCATTCCTTGCAAACAGGCCGTACGGGCTTTGAAAAGGCACAGGGAATGCCGTTCTTCGACTATCTTGCTCAACATCCCGAAGCCGCTTCAGTGTTCAGTGAAGCGATGGTTGGGCTTCATGGAGCAGAGCCTCCAGCGGTCGCAGCGGCCTATGACTTTTCCAAATTCCGGACCATCGTCGATGTTGGAGGAGCATCTGGCAACATGCTCGCCGCCGTGCTGGGGCGATACAAAGAGCCTCGAGGCCTGCTGTTCGATCGGCCGCACGTCGTTGTCGATGCTGAAAAGTTGCTCAAAGCGCACGGTTTGATGGGTCGTGTGACCGTCGAGGCTGGAGATTTTTTCCAGTCGGTGCCGTCGGGCGGCGACGCCTACGTCTTGTCGCATATCTTGCACGACTGGAACGATGACCAGAGCTTGACGATCTTGGGGCATTGTCGCAAAGCCATGAGGCCGGATGGACGACTGCTTGTCGTCGAAATGGTCCTGCCGCTCGGTGATGCTCCCCATCCAGGAAAGATACTGGATATGGTGATGTTGGCATTGGTTGGCGGTCAGGAGCGTACCGAAGCCGAGTACGCCAGTCTCCTGCACAAGGCTGGTTTCCGCCTCAGTCGCGTCGTGGCAACACAATCACCGGTGAGCGTGGTAGAAGCCGTTCTGGCCTAG